One window of the Desmospora profundinema genome contains the following:
- a CDS encoding L-erythro-3,5-diaminohexanoate dehydrogenase: MELLGDQSHPLGLHRVIEPRGMLPQPAWKVDAEPVCRDRELLIDVQCLNIDSASFNQLKEAAGQDPEKVKDRIAAIVAERGKMHNPVTGSGGMLIGTVFEVGARFPGADRLCKGDRLATLVSLTLTPLHLVSIDEVDMKTGQVRVQGKAVLFASGPFALLPHDLPEHLSLAVLDVCGAPAQTARIVGRGQTVVVLGAGGKSGLLCLAQARRRLGDSGCLLALESRQEACDEIRRLQLADNVIQVDARNPVAVLEAVEAATGGGLADWTINCVNVTDTELSSILATRDGGGVYFFSTAIRFTAAALGAEGVGRDVRMWIGNGYAPGHADLALNTLRERPDLLRLFQSRYAAPVHG, encoded by the coding sequence ATGGAATTACTTGGGGATCAATCGCATCCGTTGGGGTTGCACCGGGTGATCGAGCCTCGGGGAATGTTGCCGCAACCGGCGTGGAAAGTGGATGCGGAACCGGTGTGCCGGGATCGGGAACTCTTGATTGATGTGCAATGTCTCAATATCGACTCCGCCTCCTTCAACCAGCTGAAAGAAGCGGCCGGACAGGATCCCGAAAAGGTAAAGGATCGGATTGCGGCGATTGTGGCGGAACGGGGAAAGATGCATAACCCCGTCACCGGTTCCGGCGGGATGTTGATCGGTACCGTCTTCGAAGTGGGAGCCCGCTTTCCCGGTGCCGACCGGCTGTGCAAAGGTGATCGCTTGGCTACACTGGTCTCTCTTACCCTCACCCCGCTTCATCTGGTCTCGATTGATGAGGTGGATATGAAAACGGGGCAGGTGCGGGTCCAGGGGAAGGCGGTCCTGTTCGCAAGCGGTCCGTTCGCCCTGTTGCCGCATGATTTGCCGGAACATCTGTCCCTGGCTGTGCTGGATGTATGCGGCGCTCCTGCTCAAACCGCCCGGATCGTAGGACGGGGCCAGACGGTAGTGGTGCTGGGAGCCGGGGGGAAATCGGGATTGTTGTGCCTCGCCCAGGCCCGGCGGCGGCTGGGCGATTCCGGATGTCTGCTTGCGCTGGAGTCACGACAGGAAGCGTGTGACGAGATTCGTCGGTTACAACTGGCGGATAATGTGATTCAGGTGGATGCGCGCAATCCCGTAGCCGTGCTGGAGGCGGTGGAGGCGGCTACCGGGGGCGGGTTGGCCGATTGGACGATCAATTGCGTCAATGTGACGGATACCGAGCTCTCCTCCATCTTGGCGACCCGTGACGGCGGAGGGGTCTACTTTTTCAGCACCGCGATTCGTTTCACAGCGGCCGCCCTCGGGGCGGAAGGAGTGGGGCGGGATGTGCGGATGTGGATCGGCAACGGGTACGCCCCTGGACATGCAGACCTGGCTCTAAACACCTTACGGGAGAGGCCGGATCTTCTGCGGTTGTTCCAGTCCCGCTACGCTGCGCCTGTTCACGGTTGA
- a CDS encoding ANTAR domain-containing response regulator: protein MSVSSILLAEDESILRMDLREMLLEACYEIAGEAGNGDQAVELAHIKRPDLVIMDIKMPGMNGLKAGRIISRSLGIPILYLTAYSQRDLIEEAKQAFVTGYLVKPVRECELIPAVEVSLNQAERFSILRRDLSQLEKKLSSRKWVERAKGILMKKYAWSEEEAYQALRRDSMKQRVSLEELSKRIWQEETQNPA, encoded by the coding sequence TTGTCCGTATCCAGTATATTGCTGGCGGAAGATGAATCGATTTTGCGCATGGATTTGAGGGAGATGCTGTTGGAAGCCTGTTATGAGATCGCAGGAGAGGCGGGCAACGGAGATCAAGCCGTCGAACTGGCCCATATAAAGCGCCCGGATCTCGTCATCATGGATATCAAAATGCCGGGAATGAACGGATTGAAAGCGGGGAGGATCATCTCCCGGTCCCTGGGGATCCCGATCTTGTATTTGACTGCTTACAGTCAGCGGGATTTGATCGAAGAAGCGAAACAGGCTTTTGTCACCGGGTATCTAGTCAAACCGGTACGGGAGTGCGAGTTGATCCCTGCTGTGGAAGTCTCTCTCAACCAGGCAGAGCGGTTTTCTATCCTTCGCCGGGACCTGTCACAGTTGGAGAAGAAACTGTCGAGCCGCAAGTGGGTGGAACGGGCTAAAGGAATCCTGATGAAAAAATACGCCTGGTCCGAAGAAGAAGCCTATCAAGCCTTGCGCAGAGACAGTATGAAACAGCGGGTCTCCCTGGAAGAGCTGTCTAAACGAATCTGGCAGGAAGAAACCCAAAATCCGGCCTGA
- a CDS encoding SDR family NAD(P)-dependent oxidoreductase has product MRLKEKVCLITGAGGGMGKTAARMFAEEGANVAVLEIDETAGRQTAAEIQAAGGAAEYFHCDVASEESVKQAVERAVQSLGPVEVLYNNAGIMPPDDRSVIDTEEAVWDRVYGINVKGIYLMCKHTIPRMMDQGKGSIINIASFVAFMGCSVPQDAYTASKGAVVSLTKSLAIQFRPQGIRSNAICPGPIETPLMTDWLLQDEQARQIRLSRQPSGRFGRAEDIVHCAVYLASDEAEWTNGSIIHIDGGITSNYF; this is encoded by the coding sequence ATGCGGTTGAAAGAGAAAGTCTGCCTCATTACCGGGGCGGGCGGGGGAATGGGAAAGACGGCGGCTCGCATGTTTGCGGAGGAAGGAGCCAACGTCGCTGTGCTGGAGATCGATGAAACGGCAGGAAGGCAGACAGCGGCGGAAATTCAGGCAGCCGGGGGGGCGGCGGAGTATTTTCACTGTGACGTTGCAAGCGAGGAGAGTGTCAAACAGGCGGTAGAACGGGCCGTTCAGTCACTCGGACCCGTGGAGGTGCTTTATAACAACGCCGGTATCATGCCGCCGGATGACCGATCGGTGATTGACACGGAGGAGGCGGTCTGGGACCGGGTCTACGGAATCAATGTCAAAGGGATCTATCTGATGTGTAAACACACCATCCCTCGGATGATGGATCAGGGGAAGGGATCGATTATCAACATCGCTTCCTTTGTCGCCTTCATGGGATGCAGCGTACCCCAGGATGCTTACACCGCTTCCAAGGGGGCCGTCGTATCCCTGACCAAATCGCTGGCCATCCAGTTTCGACCCCAGGGGATTCGAAGCAATGCCATCTGTCCCGGTCCCATCGAGACCCCGCTGATGACCGATTGGCTGCTTCAGGATGAACAGGCGCGCCAGATCCGGCTCAGCCGACAGCCCAGCGGCCGCTTTGGACGGGCGGAAGACATCGTTCATTGCGCGGTTTATCTGGCCTCCGATGAAGCGGAATGGACCAACGGCTCCATCATCCACATTGATGGAGGCATTACCAGCAACTATTTTTAA
- a CDS encoding lysine 5,6-aminomutase reactivase subunit KamB, with amino-acid sequence MKRIQSCAVFGLAKNVGKTTVLNAMAERADRDRVRVGLVSVGVDGEKWDVWSLREKPPIQVPADGWVATAASLLEIEKGDWEWVEETGIHSPLGPVMIARARTTTTVKLAGVHRSRGVSEVLKRMDRLGVELALVDGAYDRKVAGDPWLTDTAVAVAGAVMGPSLDEVVKGVSHWWSVAGLPAATDPVLRQAGMKARTTGRLVGVRGEAIVPLPYPSLLMQGEEWQRELEREEWTGLAVPGALTESGLAMLLRSKRPLELILSDPTRCFVSRSGLRRWFRIGGQLGYLRPLRLRAWAVNPVSPDGYGLNPRSLCERIGEVVHPVPVVDVKREGWPYSVLRKEGETGAVDG; translated from the coding sequence ATGAAGCGGATCCAATCCTGTGCGGTGTTCGGCCTGGCGAAAAATGTGGGAAAGACCACCGTCCTCAACGCGATGGCAGAACGGGCCGACAGGGACCGGGTGAGGGTGGGGCTCGTCAGCGTCGGAGTGGATGGGGAGAAGTGGGACGTATGGAGTCTGCGGGAGAAGCCGCCCATTCAGGTTCCTGCTGATGGATGGGTGGCGACCGCGGCCTCCCTGTTGGAGATCGAGAAGGGAGATTGGGAGTGGGTGGAGGAAACCGGCATCCATTCCCCGCTGGGGCCGGTGATGATCGCCCGTGCCCGCACAACGACAACGGTTAAGTTGGCCGGAGTTCATCGCAGCCGGGGTGTGTCGGAGGTGTTGAAACGGATGGATCGCCTGGGGGTGGAGCTGGCCCTGGTGGATGGCGCCTACGATCGCAAGGTGGCTGGTGATCCCTGGTTGACCGATACGGCTGTGGCCGTCGCCGGTGCGGTCATGGGGCCGTCATTGGATGAGGTCGTGAAAGGGGTATCCCATTGGTGGTCTGTCGCCGGTTTACCGGCGGCAACGGATCCTGTGCTGCGGCAGGCGGGGATGAAAGCCCGTACTACGGGCCGGTTGGTGGGGGTGCGGGGAGAAGCGATTGTTCCCCTTCCCTATCCCTCCCTGCTCATGCAGGGGGAAGAGTGGCAGCGGGAACTGGAACGGGAAGAATGGACCGGATTGGCCGTTCCCGGTGCGTTGACAGAGTCCGGCCTGGCGATGTTGTTGCGGAGCAAACGTCCGCTGGAGTTGATCCTGTCCGATCCCACCCGCTGTTTTGTTTCTCGAAGCGGTTTGCGCCGTTGGTTTCGCATCGGGGGGCAGTTGGGCTATTTACGTCCGCTCCGCTTGCGGGCTTGGGCAGTCAATCCGGTTTCTCCCGATGGATATGGACTGAACCCCCGTTCTCTGTGTGAACGGATCGGGGAGGTGGTTCACCCCGTTCCCGTGGTGGACGTCAAACGCGAGGGCTGGCCCTACTCCGTGCTGCGAAAGGAGGGAGAAACCGGTGCCGTGGATGGATAA
- a CDS encoding NAD-dependent succinate-semialdehyde dehydrogenase has translation MDEALCWINGERRTLFESMEVIDPSNGERIGNVPLGGAELAEEAVTAAWEAFPAWSSLLPRERACYLTRWAEKILQHKEELAPLLTREQGKPLAESTGELEVAASFVQWYAEEAKRVSGEVLPPYKPNQRITVIRQPVGVAALITPWNYPAAMVTRKAAPALAAGCTVVLKPAKQTPLIAIALFRLLMETGLPAGAANLVTGAASAIGEAWLGDPRVRKVSFTGSTEVGKKLMRQAADQVKRVSLELGGNAPAIVFGDADLERAAAAIADNKFENCGQMCNGINRIYAEETVAEELAERMVAKVKQMRVGPGIRPGIHIGPLIHDSARRNVHRLVSDAVEKGARLRTGGHPLTEGEWAGGSYYAPTVLTGVDESMDLTREEVFGPVAPILSFRTEEEVVDQANQTPYGLAAYLFTRDVARTHRVSEKLEFGMVGVNGTSLSVPQAPFGGIKESGVGREGGRYGLEEFLELKTITAMVD, from the coding sequence ATGGATGAGGCGCTCTGTTGGATCAATGGGGAAAGACGAACCCTTTTCGAGAGTATGGAAGTAATCGATCCTTCCAATGGAGAGAGGATCGGGAACGTTCCCCTGGGAGGGGCTGAGTTGGCCGAGGAGGCGGTGACTGCGGCCTGGGAAGCCTTTCCCGCCTGGTCTTCCCTGCTGCCCCGGGAACGTGCCTGCTATTTAACGCGATGGGCCGAGAAAATCCTCCAACATAAAGAGGAGCTGGCGCCTCTCCTGACCAGGGAGCAGGGAAAACCCCTCGCGGAATCCACGGGGGAACTGGAAGTGGCCGCTTCTTTTGTTCAGTGGTATGCGGAGGAAGCCAAAAGAGTCAGCGGTGAGGTGTTGCCGCCTTATAAACCGAACCAGCGAATCACGGTGATCCGACAGCCCGTGGGGGTGGCCGCTCTGATCACCCCCTGGAACTATCCGGCGGCGATGGTGACACGCAAGGCGGCTCCGGCACTTGCCGCCGGATGCACGGTGGTCTTAAAACCCGCAAAGCAAACCCCTCTGATCGCCATCGCCTTGTTCCGGCTCCTAATGGAAACGGGCCTGCCGGCGGGGGCGGCCAATCTGGTGACGGGGGCGGCTTCCGCAATCGGGGAGGCCTGGCTGGGGGATCCGCGGGTGAGGAAGGTTTCCTTTACGGGTTCCACGGAAGTGGGGAAAAAATTGATGCGGCAAGCGGCGGATCAAGTGAAGCGGGTTTCCCTGGAGCTGGGGGGAAACGCCCCTGCCATCGTTTTCGGGGATGCGGATCTGGAGCGGGCGGCGGCCGCCATCGCGGATAATAAATTTGAAAATTGCGGACAGATGTGTAACGGGATCAACCGGATTTATGCAGAGGAGACGGTGGCCGAAGAACTGGCGGAACGGATGGTTGCCAAGGTGAAACAGATGAGAGTCGGCCCGGGGATCCGGCCCGGTATCCACATCGGTCCCTTAATCCATGATTCCGCTCGGCGGAATGTGCACCGGCTCGTTTCTGACGCGGTGGAAAAAGGGGCCCGTCTGCGGACGGGAGGACACCCGTTAACCGAGGGGGAATGGGCGGGCGGTTCTTATTACGCACCGACGGTGTTGACCGGCGTGGACGAGTCGATGGATCTCACCCGGGAGGAAGTGTTCGGTCCGGTGGCACCGATTCTCTCCTTCCGGACCGAGGAGGAAGTGGTGGATCAGGCCAACCAAACCCCCTACGGCTTGGCCGCCTATCTGTTCACCCGTGACGTTGCACGGACTCACCGGGTTAGCGAAAAGTTGGAGTTCGGGATGGTGGGTGTCAACGGAACGTCCCTCAGTGTTCCCCAGGCTCCTTTCGGGGGGATCAAAGAGAGCGGGGTGGGACGGGAGGGAGGCCGTTACGGACTGGAGGAGTTCCTGGAACTAAAAACCATCACCGCCATGGTGGATTAA
- a CDS encoding MutS-related protein yields MDNQSRRALRWAEIWDRFRPLTPMGQRAKKALSPFMPTEVATWECHLDEQERCLKRAEQDPDWESRVGESLSRIPDVEPVVTQLERGGVPPIVGWFRLKALVWHGRKLAAEWPLGERESILRDRKAWEAVWRIVNPGPVAQPSFALDDALDPRLSSLRRKVAQWERERMDAEEERAREVERQHHVRRNRDGEWIVERESVPYRALLSDPRVERVRETPFEGVFRPLGTDRGRQAFSRRQQAEEELEQVEQEVLASLAEQMRPHLHNLRQMLLEVVRIDLQWARIQTAREWNGIRPRLDADAFRLEGAVHPLTASALARQGRTFTPLDVTIDRGATVVIGPNMGGKTMAIKTVGLIAALGQFGFFVPARSCRMPLVSWIRAVIGDGQDERDGLSTFAAEVVRVAEGMNRTDGGLLLLDEVGRGTNPDEGAALAAAVAEALAASPFWSFQSTHFREVLEVAGIRIYRTAGLKNPHTWKDDGGVSVDYRLLPGAGEGVPRQALLIAEGLGLAPNVLEGARRRIKGTLLREEEGDGSQTAVGRKSD; encoded by the coding sequence ATGGATAACCAGTCCCGGCGGGCGCTTCGGTGGGCGGAGATATGGGATCGATTCCGACCGCTTACCCCGATGGGGCAGCGTGCGAAGAAAGCGCTGTCCCCATTTATGCCTACTGAAGTGGCAACTTGGGAATGCCATTTGGATGAACAGGAGCGTTGCCTAAAGCGAGCGGAACAAGATCCGGACTGGGAGAGCCGCGTGGGGGAAAGCCTTTCCAGAATCCCCGATGTAGAACCGGTGGTAACCCAATTGGAACGGGGAGGGGTTCCGCCGATTGTAGGCTGGTTCCGGTTAAAGGCGCTGGTATGGCATGGCCGAAAGCTGGCAGCCGAGTGGCCGTTGGGAGAGAGAGAGTCGATTCTGCGTGATCGCAAAGCCTGGGAAGCGGTGTGGCGTATTGTAAACCCCGGCCCGGTGGCACAACCGTCCTTTGCTCTGGATGACGCCCTTGATCCCCGACTGTCTTCGTTGAGGCGGAAGGTAGCCCAATGGGAGAGGGAACGGATGGATGCCGAAGAGGAACGGGCCCGTGAGGTGGAACGGCAGCATCATGTGAGACGGAACAGGGACGGGGAGTGGATCGTGGAAAGAGAGAGCGTTCCTTATCGAGCCTTGCTGTCGGATCCTCGGGTGGAGCGGGTGCGGGAGACTCCCTTTGAAGGGGTGTTCCGTCCGCTTGGTACGGATCGGGGACGACAGGCTTTCTCCCGTCGTCAACAAGCGGAAGAAGAATTGGAACAGGTGGAACAGGAAGTGCTCGCCTCTCTGGCGGAACAGATGCGCCCCCATCTCCATAATCTGCGGCAGATGCTCTTAGAAGTGGTCCGGATTGATCTTCAGTGGGCTCGTATTCAGACTGCCCGGGAATGGAACGGGATCCGTCCCCGCCTAGATGCAGATGCTTTCCGCCTGGAGGGGGCGGTTCATCCCTTGACAGCGTCAGCACTAGCACGGCAGGGGCGTACGTTTACCCCGCTTGATGTGACGATCGATCGGGGGGCGACGGTAGTGATCGGCCCCAATATGGGGGGGAAAACGATGGCTATAAAGACGGTGGGGCTGATTGCCGCTCTGGGTCAGTTCGGCTTTTTTGTGCCGGCTCGTTCCTGTCGGATGCCCCTGGTTTCCTGGATTCGGGCGGTAATCGGGGACGGCCAGGATGAACGGGATGGTCTCAGCACCTTTGCTGCCGAGGTGGTGCGAGTGGCGGAGGGGATGAACCGGACGGACGGCGGGTTGTTGCTGTTAGACGAAGTGGGCCGCGGAACCAATCCCGACGAGGGAGCGGCTTTGGCAGCGGCGGTGGCGGAAGCCTTGGCCGCCTCCCCGTTCTGGTCGTTTCAGTCCACCCATTTTCGCGAGGTGTTGGAGGTGGCGGGAATTCGTATTTACCGTACGGCCGGTCTGAAAAATCCGCACACATGGAAGGACGATGGCGGTGTATCGGTGGATTACCGACTGCTCCCCGGTGCCGGGGAGGGGGTTCCTCGCCAGGCCCTCCTCATCGCCGAGGGATTGGGACTAGCGCCAAACGTGTTGGAAGGGGCGCGGAGACGGATCAAAGGGACGCTGCTCAGAGAGGAGGAAGGGGATGGAAGCCAAACTGCGGTTGGACGAAAATCAGATTAA
- a CDS encoding glutamine synthetase family protein: MDRTVEAIGNKGLLSKEELVERIGDGRVDTVIIAICDMQGRLMGKRVTGDFFLESVMAHGTHFCNYLLGTDMEMGTPAGYRHMNWNGGYGDWLARPAWETLRLIPWLDKTALVLADAVDEKTGESIEVAPRSVLKKQIERAEQAGYRLLMASELEFYLMKETYEAIHDNGYETMQAAGHYNEDYNLLQATRNEPVYHKLRTWMSQAGIPIESSKGEAWIGQHEVNIRYADALTSADRHVLFKHGAKEIGMGEGVSLTFMAKPDHRWTGSSGHIHISLWDREEKENRFYQEGVEPGNLSPIMGHFLAGVMKYTRDFSLCFAPNINSYKRFAPESWAPVHIVWSRDNRSAGFRIVGEKQSLRFENRITGADINPYLAYAAMIGAGLSGIEEKLDLSVEGKGNAYHAVDAPRIPGSLYEAIRCWEESEVVKKVFGEGVHYHYGHAAKLEQQAYDAVVTNWERARYFEQG, translated from the coding sequence ATGGACCGTACGGTCGAGGCTATCGGTAATAAGGGGCTTCTTTCCAAAGAGGAACTGGTAGAGCGGATCGGCGACGGACGCGTGGACACCGTCATTATCGCCATCTGCGATATGCAGGGGCGATTAATGGGCAAACGGGTGACGGGAGATTTTTTTCTGGAAAGTGTGATGGCTCACGGCACCCATTTTTGCAATTACCTGCTCGGAACGGATATGGAGATGGGCACACCGGCGGGCTATCGCCATATGAACTGGAACGGCGGTTACGGAGACTGGCTGGCCCGACCGGCTTGGGAGACCCTGAGGCTGATTCCCTGGCTGGATAAGACGGCGTTGGTTTTGGCGGATGCGGTGGATGAAAAAACGGGAGAATCGATTGAGGTGGCTCCCCGCAGTGTGCTGAAGAAGCAGATTGAGCGGGCCGAACAAGCGGGTTACCGCCTCTTGATGGCTAGCGAGCTGGAATTTTACCTGATGAAGGAGACGTATGAAGCGATTCACGACAATGGGTACGAGACGATGCAGGCGGCTGGTCACTATAACGAGGATTACAACCTGTTGCAGGCTACCCGCAATGAACCGGTTTATCACAAGCTGCGGACGTGGATGTCCCAGGCAGGTATTCCCATCGAGTCTTCCAAGGGGGAAGCCTGGATTGGGCAGCATGAGGTCAACATCCGGTATGCCGACGCTCTCACTTCCGCCGACCGGCACGTGTTATTCAAACACGGAGCCAAGGAGATCGGGATGGGAGAAGGGGTTTCCCTCACGTTTATGGCCAAACCGGATCACCGCTGGACCGGTTCCAGCGGCCACATCCACATCAGCCTGTGGGATCGGGAGGAGAAAGAAAACCGATTTTACCAAGAAGGTGTCGAGCCGGGAAATCTATCACCGATCATGGGCCATTTCCTGGCTGGTGTGATGAAATACACCCGGGATTTCTCCCTTTGCTTCGCTCCTAATATCAACTCCTACAAACGGTTTGCCCCTGAGAGCTGGGCTCCCGTCCATATTGTGTGGAGCCGGGACAATCGATCAGCGGGGTTTCGGATCGTGGGCGAGAAACAGAGCTTACGTTTTGAGAACCGGATCACGGGGGCGGACATCAACCCCTATCTGGCCTATGCCGCCATGATAGGGGCGGGGCTTTCCGGAATCGAAGAGAAACTGGACCTGTCGGTTGAGGGAAAGGGGAATGCTTATCATGCGGTGGATGCTCCCCGGATCCCGGGATCCCTGTATGAAGCGATCCGTTGCTGGGAGGAAAGTGAAGTGGTGAAAAAGGTGTTTGGAGAAGGCGTTCACTACCATTACGGCCATGCGGCCAAACTGGAACAGCAAGCTTATGATGCGGTTGTGACCAATTGGGAGCGGGCTCGGTATTTTGAACAGGGATGA
- a CDS encoding sigma-54 interaction domain-containing protein: protein MDRLQQGMLLEVLRSIDEGIHVVDVDGITVFYNEQAAALDGLSREEVTGVHVLEVFPSLTPKTSTLIKVLETGKPIYNQQQAYANRHGERIVTVNTTLPLVVEGRLVGALEVAKDVTRIQELSERLIDLEQRVGAGVRKSPVQGQELYRFDQIITQDPAMEREILRARRATATRSPVLVVGETGTGKELVVQSIHSGSPRKGQPFIAQNCAAIPASLLEGVLFGTAKGAFTGAEDRPGLFELAAGGTLFLDEIHTMPVELQAKLLRVLEDQMVRRVGDVRLRPVDVRILAATNEDPVVSLKEGRLRKDLFYRLHVVRIQLPPLRERPGDIPLLTRHFIRKLNYQFGTLVTDVSPEVADRFQRYAWPGNVRELEHAIEGAMNQVEGDRIEMEHLPPHLDEDRSLAKPGEAEMPLPLWLESMEREAIRQALAATSGNVRQAACRLGIPRQTLQYKLKKWEMR from the coding sequence ATGGACCGATTGCAGCAAGGGATGTTGTTGGAAGTGCTACGTTCGATCGATGAGGGGATTCACGTGGTGGATGTGGATGGAATCACGGTGTTTTACAACGAACAGGCAGCGGCGCTGGACGGCCTCTCCCGGGAGGAGGTGACCGGGGTGCACGTGCTGGAGGTGTTCCCTTCCCTTACTCCCAAGACCAGCACATTGATCAAGGTGTTGGAGACGGGCAAGCCCATTTACAATCAGCAGCAGGCCTATGCCAACCGGCATGGTGAGCGGATCGTCACCGTTAATACGACATTGCCGTTAGTAGTGGAAGGTCGGCTGGTAGGGGCGTTGGAGGTGGCCAAGGATGTGACGCGGATTCAGGAGCTGTCGGAACGACTGATCGATCTGGAGCAGCGGGTGGGGGCCGGCGTCCGTAAATCACCTGTACAGGGGCAGGAACTCTACCGCTTTGACCAGATCATAACCCAGGATCCGGCCATGGAACGAGAGATTCTGCGGGCACGGCGGGCGACCGCCACCCGCTCTCCCGTTCTGGTGGTGGGAGAGACGGGAACAGGGAAGGAATTGGTGGTGCAATCGATCCACTCCGGTTCCCCTCGTAAGGGGCAGCCGTTTATCGCTCAGAACTGTGCCGCCATCCCCGCCTCCTTGCTGGAAGGGGTTTTGTTCGGAACGGCCAAGGGAGCGTTCACAGGGGCGGAGGATCGGCCGGGGTTGTTTGAGCTGGCGGCTGGAGGAACCCTCTTTCTGGACGAAATCCACACGATGCCGGTGGAACTGCAGGCGAAACTGCTGCGGGTGTTGGAGGATCAGATGGTGCGGCGGGTGGGGGATGTGCGGTTGCGCCCTGTCGATGTCCGCATTTTGGCTGCCACCAATGAGGATCCTGTCGTCAGTCTGAAGGAGGGGAGGCTGCGTAAGGATTTGTTTTATCGGTTGCATGTGGTTCGTATTCAACTTCCCCCCCTGCGGGAGCGGCCGGGGGACATCCCCTTGTTGACCCGTCACTTTATTCGTAAGCTCAACTATCAGTTCGGCACGCTGGTGACGGATGTTTCCCCGGAAGTAGCGGATCGGTTTCAGCGTTATGCCTGGCCTGGTAATGTGCGGGAGTTGGAACATGCGATTGAAGGGGCGATGAACCAAGTGGAGGGAGACCGGATCGAGATGGAGCATCTGCCGCCCCACCTCGATGAGGATCGGTCCCTGGCTAAGCCGGGTGAGGCGGAAATGCCTCTTCCCCTTTGGCTGGAGTCCATGGAAAGGGAAGCAATCCGGCAAGCCCTTGCGGCAACCAGTGGCAATGTCAGACAGGCAGCCTGCCGCCTGGGGATTCCCCGCCAAACACTCCAGTATAAGCTAAAAAAATGGGAGATGCGTTGA
- the ablA gene encoding lysine 2,3-aminomutase codes for MRDWREVELWKDVTEEQWNDWLWQLTHTIRKMEDLEKVINLTPDETGGVGIANQTIPLNITPYYALQMDPDDPSDPIRMQSVPISTELEQTRYDMEDPLLEDTDSPVPGLTHRYPDRVLFLITNQCSMYCRYCTRRRFSGQIGMGVPKKQMDACIDYIRNTPEVRDVLLSGGDGLLVNDRILEYLLKNLRDIPHLEIIRIGTRAPVVFPQRITEDLCTILKKYHPVWLNTHFNHPKELTPEAKRACEMLADAGVPLGNQAVILAGINDCPHVMKKLNYELVKIRVRPYYIYQCDLSEGIGHFRAPISKGLEIMEYLRGHTSGYSVPTFVVDAPGGGGKIPVMPNYVVSQSSQKTILRNFEGVITSYPEPRNYQEHDKENCDFCRDAAGRNAGVASLMADERLNLEPKVLYREERRGDFERRKRKVPKAAAAAKSTT; via the coding sequence ATGCGAGATTGGCGCGAAGTGGAACTGTGGAAAGACGTAACGGAGGAGCAGTGGAATGATTGGTTGTGGCAGTTGACCCATACCATTCGCAAGATGGAAGATCTGGAGAAGGTGATCAATCTCACTCCGGATGAAACCGGAGGCGTGGGGATCGCCAACCAGACGATCCCGCTGAATATCACCCCTTATTACGCGCTGCAGATGGACCCTGATGATCCCTCCGATCCGATCCGGATGCAGTCGGTTCCCATCTCCACTGAATTGGAACAGACGCGCTACGATATGGAGGATCCCCTGTTGGAGGATACGGATTCCCCGGTTCCGGGATTAACCCATCGGTATCCGGACCGGGTATTGTTCCTCATCACCAACCAGTGCTCCATGTATTGCCGGTATTGCACCCGCCGCCGTTTTTCCGGTCAGATCGGGATGGGCGTTCCCAAGAAGCAGATGGATGCCTGTATCGATTACATCCGCAACACACCGGAGGTACGGGATGTTCTCTTGTCCGGCGGGGACGGGCTGCTGGTTAACGACCGCATCCTGGAGTATCTGCTGAAGAACTTGCGGGACATTCCCCATTTGGAGATTATCCGCATCGGCACCCGCGCCCCGGTGGTGTTTCCGCAACGAATCACGGAGGATCTCTGCACCATTTTGAAAAAATATCACCCGGTTTGGCTCAACACCCACTTTAACCATCCCAAGGAGCTGACACCGGAAGCAAAGCGGGCTTGTGAAATGCTGGCAGATGCCGGTGTTCCCCTGGGGAATCAGGCTGTCATCCTGGCCGGGATCAATGACTGCCCACATGTGATGAAAAAATTGAACTACGAATTGGTCAAAATCCGGGTCCGTCCCTACTATATCTATCAGTGCGACTTGTCCGAAGGCATCGGCCACTTCCGCGCCCCCATTTCCAAGGGATTGGAAATCATGGAATACCTGCGGGGTCATACCTCCGGTTACTCGGTGCCCACTTTTGTGGTTGACGCTCCCGGCGGCGGCGGTAAAATCCCCGTCATGCCCAACTACGTCGTCTCACAAAGCTCTCAGAAGACCATCCTGCGTAACTTTGAAGGAGTGATCACCTCTTATCCCGAGCCGCGGAACTATCAGGAGCACGACAAAGAAAATTGCGACTTTTGCCGCGATGCAGCTGGTAGAAACGCTGGGGTCGCCTCTCTGATGGCTGATGAGCGTCTCAATCTGGAGCCCAAAGTCCTCTACCGAGAGGAACGTCGTGGTGACTTTGAGCGGCGGAAACGCAAGGTGCCCAAAGCGGCCGCTGCCGCCAAATCCACCACTTGA